The following coding sequences are from one Arcobacter sp. CECT 8986 window:
- a CDS encoding SPL family radical SAM protein encodes MEEFNMSYNEKFYSSIEKSNYNKLDEKSQIFIKELSFTYQFSFQELKQIIDFAIDFKMWHEKEIFEVCKDEYSNRKECFNHIRNIWQDLRKRPNSYTKFTKQLYKDDVRKISFRNFQGEKAALGSCPVASPNTRCCNLLTLDAVQSCGFDCSYCSIQSFYNQDKVGFDVNFKDNLKNLKLDANEIYHIGTGQSSDSLMWGNKEGILDALFEFARNNPNVILEFKTKSNNIKYFLENDVPANIICTWSLNTPTIIENEEHLAASLEKRIETAKKVSDKGVLVGFHFHPIVHYENYLSEYEEVYKTLIDTFDAKKVALVSMGTLTFIKPVINKIRSRNFKSKILQMPMVDANGKQSYPLNVKKEMFKHAYDTFKPWHKDVYFYLCMEDESLWKDVFGYEYSSNNQMEEFMKMSYMNKIKQNSPSHNFSFSSDSLSF; translated from the coding sequence ATGGAAGAATTTAATATGAGTTATAATGAAAAATTTTATTCAAGTATAGAAAAAAGTAATTACAATAAATTAGATGAAAAATCACAAATTTTTATAAAAGAGTTATCTTTTACTTATCAGTTCTCTTTTCAAGAATTAAAGCAAATAATTGATTTTGCTATTGATTTTAAAATGTGGCATGAAAAAGAGATTTTTGAAGTTTGTAAAGATGAATATTCTAATAGAAAAGAGTGTTTTAATCATATTAGAAATATTTGGCAAGATTTAAGAAAAAGACCAAACTCATATACTAAATTTACGAAACAACTTTATAAAGATGATGTAAGAAAAATATCTTTTAGAAACTTTCAAGGTGAAAAAGCTGCTTTAGGGTCATGTCCTGTTGCAAGTCCTAATACAAGATGTTGTAATCTTCTTACTTTAGATGCAGTTCAATCGTGTGGTTTTGACTGTTCTTACTGTTCTATTCAATCTTTTTACAATCAAGATAAAGTTGGTTTTGATGTAAACTTTAAAGATAATCTAAAAAACTTAAAACTTGATGCTAATGAGATTTATCATATAGGAACAGGACAAAGTTCTGATTCTTTGATGTGGGGAAATAAAGAGGGTATTTTAGATGCTTTATTTGAGTTTGCTAGAAATAATCCAAATGTAATACTTGAGTTTAAAACAAAATCAAATAATATAAAATACTTTTTGGAAAATGATGTTCCAGCAAATATAATTTGTACTTGGTCTTTAAACACTCCAACTATTATTGAAAATGAAGAGCATTTAGCTGCAAGTTTAGAAAAAAGAATTGAAACTGCTAAAAAAGTTAGTGATAAGGGCGTTTTAGTTGGTTTTCACTTTCATCCAATTGTCCATTATGAAAACTATTTAAGTGAATATGAAGAGGTCTATAAAACACTAATTGATACATTTGATGCAAAAAAAGTTGCACTTGTTTCTATGGGAACACTAACATTTATAAAACCAGTAATAAATAAAATAAGAAGTAGAAACTTCAAATCAAAAATACTACAAATGCCTATGGTTGATGCAAATGGAAAACAATCTTATCCTTTGAATGTAAAAAAAGAGATGTTTAAACATGCATACGATACTTTTAAACCTTGGCATAAAGATGTATATTTTTATCTTTGTATGGAAGATGAATCTTTATGGAAAGATGTATTTGGCTACGAATATTCTTCAAATAATCAAATGGAAGAGTTTATGAAGATGAGTTATATGAATAAAATTAAGCAAAACTCACCTTCACATAACTTCTCTTTTTCAAGTGATAGTCTAAGCTTTTAG
- a CDS encoding phosphorylase family protein — MSNKTLIHSALLCECQCLIDFFKLKQDKSCSAFKLYHNETIVLVVSGIGKENTINALRFAFEHFAIKKAINIGIAGCKDEAIKIGTLFCTNKQIENLHFTTLTTIDKPLDKKDNLKTTLVDMEAFYFEEYCKQYCENITVLKVVSDYLDTNIPKKSFIIDLIRKSFNQWKNLI; from the coding sequence ATGAGTAACAAAACTTTAATTCATAGTGCACTTCTTTGTGAGTGCCAATGCTTAATTGACTTCTTCAAACTTAAACAAGATAAATCTTGTAGTGCATTTAAACTTTATCATAATGAAACAATCGTATTAGTCGTATCTGGAATAGGAAAAGAAAACACAATAAATGCACTTAGATTTGCCTTTGAACATTTTGCTATAAAAAAAGCTATAAATATTGGAATTGCTGGTTGTAAAGATGAAGCAATAAAAATAGGAACACTTTTTTGTACAAATAAACAAATCGAAAATCTACATTTTACTACATTAACTACAATTGATAAACCATTAGATAAAAAAGATAACCTAAAAACTACATTAGTTGATATGGAAGCTTTTTATTTTGAAGAGTATTGTAAACAATATTGTGAGAATATTACAGTTCTAAAAGTTGTATCTGATTATTTAGATACAAATATACCTAAAAAGTCATTTATTATTGACTTGATAAGAAAAAGTTTTAATCAATGGAAGAATTTAATATGA
- the rplS gene encoding 50S ribosomal protein L19 has translation MKNRYIASFEAAQIESKEIPQFRAGDNVRLGVEIKEGEKTRVQSYEGVVIARSGEGASATFTVRKIGANSVGVERIFPLYSESIKTFEVIRRGRVRRAKLHYLRGLKGKAARIKELKK, from the coding sequence ATGAAAAATAGATATATTGCTAGCTTCGAAGCAGCTCAAATAGAGTCTAAAGAAATTCCTCAATTTAGAGCAGGAGATAACGTAAGACTTGGTGTTGAAATTAAAGAAGGTGAAAAAACTAGAGTTCAATCTTACGAAGGTGTAGTTATCGCTAGAAGTGGTGAAGGTGCTTCTGCAACTTTCACAGTAAGAAAAATTGGAGCAAACTCAGTAGGTGTTGAAAGAATTTTCCCATTATACTCTGAGTCAATTAAAACTTTTGAAGTAATCAGAAGAGGTAGAGTAAGAAGAGCTAAGTTACATTACCTAAGAGGACTTAAAGGTAAAGCTGCAAGAATTAAAGAGCTTAAAAAGTAA
- the trmD gene encoding tRNA (guanosine(37)-N1)-methyltransferase TrmD, giving the protein MKFTYVTLFPNLIEPYFYDSILKRAIDSNLLEYEFYNPRDFTKNKHNKVDKQMVGGGAGMLMTPQPLFDCLDEIKRKDEDAYIIFPLAAAKPFRQNDAKRLAKKKNVVFVSGRYEGIDERVIEKYANEVFSIGEFVLTGGELPSLVMSDAISRNIDGVLGNAQSLDVESYENNLLEAPSFTKPEIFQNLSVVKEFLKGNHSKISDLKFQMSICKTKYYRPNKEKR; this is encoded by the coding sequence TTGAAGTTTACTTATGTGACTCTTTTCCCTAATTTAATAGAACCATATTTTTATGATTCAATTTTAAAAAGGGCAATTGATTCGAATTTATTAGAGTATGAATTTTACAATCCAAGAGATTTTACTAAAAATAAGCATAATAAAGTAGATAAACAAATGGTTGGCGGAGGAGCAGGAATGCTTATGACTCCTCAACCTTTATTTGATTGTCTTGATGAGATAAAAAGAAAAGATGAAGATGCTTATATTATATTTCCTCTTGCAGCTGCTAAACCTTTTAGACAAAATGATGCAAAAAGATTAGCAAAGAAAAAGAACGTAGTTTTTGTAAGCGGAAGATATGAAGGAATTGATGAAAGAGTTATTGAAAAATACGCAAATGAAGTTTTTTCAATAGGAGAATTTGTATTAACAGGTGGTGAACTACCATCTTTAGTTATGAGTGATGCAATTTCTCGAAATATTGATGGAGTGCTTGGAAATGCCCAATCTTTGGACGTTGAAAGTTATGAAAATAATCTTTTAGAAGCTCCATCTTTCACAAAACCTGAAATTTTCCAAAATTTAAGTGTCGTTAAAGAATTCTTAAAGGGAAATCATAGTAAAATTTCCGACTTAAAATTCCAGATGTCAATTTGTAAAACAAAATATTATAGACCCAATAAGGAAAAGAGATGA
- the ilvA gene encoding threonine ammonia-lyase, which translates to MITIDNIREAQKNLETIRENTPITKAPLLSEMFKTEVFLKKENLQLTGSFKLRGAYNKIANLSQEQRAKGVVAASAGNHAQGVAFSANKFGCEATIFMPEATPLTKVSGVKAYGANVVLHGENFDEAYAAAMKFKDEHDCEFVHPFADDDVIAGQGTISLEILEQIPELKQIVVPIGGGGLISGIAIAAKAINPDIKVIGVVASGARGMKESYKSQTPIDSASVRTIADGIAVRDVNPKLLNIILDYVDHIVEVSDNEIANAILFLLEKHKLVVEGAGAAATAAIMHGKIDIEDSKICAIVSGGNIDVTMISQIIEKGLVKSYRKMNLIIKLRDKPGALTELSDIFKDCGANIVQIDYDRDSIQLEFGDAQITMSLETKGEEHQKLIKDKLKGNGYRFKQI; encoded by the coding sequence ATGATTACAATAGATAACATAAGAGAAGCTCAAAAAAATCTAGAGACAATAAGAGAAAATACTCCGATTACAAAAGCTCCCCTTTTAAGTGAAATGTTTAAAACAGAAGTATTCTTAAAAAAAGAGAATCTTCAACTAACTGGAAGCTTTAAATTAAGAGGAGCATATAATAAAATAGCTAATCTTTCCCAAGAGCAAAGAGCAAAAGGTGTAGTTGCAGCAAGTGCAGGAAATCATGCACAAGGTGTTGCATTTTCAGCAAATAAATTTGGTTGTGAAGCAACTATTTTTATGCCAGAAGCAACTCCTTTAACAAAAGTTAGTGGTGTTAAAGCATATGGTGCAAATGTTGTGTTACATGGAGAAAACTTTGATGAAGCATACGCTGCTGCGATGAAATTCAAAGATGAACATGACTGTGAATTTGTACATCCTTTTGCTGATGATGATGTAATAGCAGGTCAAGGTACAATATCTTTAGAGATATTAGAACAAATTCCTGAGTTAAAACAAATAGTTGTGCCAATTGGTGGTGGTGGATTAATTTCTGGTATTGCAATTGCTGCAAAAGCTATAAATCCTGATATTAAAGTTATTGGTGTTGTTGCAAGTGGAGCAAGAGGTATGAAAGAATCATACAAATCACAAACTCCAATTGACTCAGCTTCAGTTAGAACAATTGCGGATGGAATTGCTGTAAGAGATGTAAACCCAAAACTATTAAATATTATTTTAGATTATGTTGACCATATAGTGGAAGTAAGCGATAATGAAATTGCAAATGCAATTTTATTTTTATTGGAAAAACATAAATTAGTAGTTGAAGGTGCTGGTGCTGCTGCTACTGCTGCTATTATGCATGGAAAAATTGATATTGAAGATTCAAAAATTTGTGCGATTGTTAGTGGTGGGAATATTGATGTAACTATGATTTCTCAAATTATTGAGAAAGGTTTAGTTAAATCATATAGAAAAATGAATTTAATAATTAAATTAAGAGATAAACCAGGTGCATTAACAGAATTAAGTGATATTTTTAAAGATTGTGGTGCGAATATTGTACAAATTGATTATGATAGAGATTCAATCCAACTTGAATTTGGAGATGCCCAAATTACAATGTCTTTAGAGACAAAAGGTGAAGAGCACCAAAAACTAATCAAAGACAAATTAAAAGGTAATGGTTACAGATTTAAACAAATCTAA
- a CDS encoding F0F1 ATP synthase subunit A translates to MEGRLFTFFGAIGGHGQEWIILSHYILVIAVIFLVARAATRKMQLVPTGSQNVMEAYIGGVVSMGADTMGEENARRYMPLIASLGLVIFVSNMVGIVPGFESPTANINFTLSLALIVFVYYNYLGIKKNGVVAYFKHFMGPMPVLAPLMFPIEIISHLSRIISLSFRLFGSIKGDDMFTMVLLMLVPWIVPISGFFMLTAFGFLQAFIFMILTYVYIAGSIMMEHEDH, encoded by the coding sequence ATGGAAGGAAGATTGTTTACATTCTTTGGTGCTATCGGTGGGCACGGTCAAGAGTGGATCATTTTATCACATTACATTCTAGTAATTGCTGTAATTTTCCTAGTTGCAAGAGCTGCTACTAGAAAAATGCAATTAGTTCCAACGGGTTCACAAAATGTTATGGAAGCTTATATTGGTGGTGTAGTATCTATGGGTGCTGACACAATGGGTGAAGAAAACGCAAGAAGATATATGCCTTTAATTGCTTCATTAGGTTTAGTAATTTTTGTTAGTAATATGGTAGGTATTGTACCAGGATTTGAATCTCCAACTGCAAATATCAACTTTACACTTTCATTAGCATTAATTGTTTTTGTTTACTATAACTACTTAGGTATCAAGAAAAATGGTGTAGTTGCTTATTTTAAACATTTCATGGGTCCTATGCCTGTACTTGCTCCATTGATGTTTCCAATTGAAATAATTTCTCACTTATCAAGAATTATTTCATTATCATTCAGACTTTTTGGTTCTATCAAAGGTGATGATATGTTTACAATGGTACTTTTAATGTTAGTACCTTGGATTGTACCTATTTCAGGTTTCTTCATGTTAACTGCTTTTGGTTTCTTACAAGCATTTATTTTCATGATATTAACTTATGTATATATTGCAGGTTCAATCATGATGGAGCACGAAGATCACTAA
- a CDS encoding methyl-accepting chemotaxis protein → MNLKNTNLVTKTTLILAAVLSILLISLNIFSATYTKNIISQKVNKQLKQRVHETIETIETYDHLLKTTADSLYVAFQSQFNNIELNENKTIKVNNVDTPLITNNGEILNNNFNYVDNYTRIKGSTATVFARSGDDFVRVTTSLKRPDGTRTLGTFLGKGSPAYDVIMSGKKYFGTAHLFGNEYMAVYDPIIKDNKVIGILYVGYNYTKSFNEYTKRLLKKVIGKTGYVYILSTKAKTKGNFVLHPVHKKNVNIFDINKDERLKDLFASKKGSISYNVVDKQTGEKKEKMIIFEDYEPRNWKIVIGTNKDEFLEESTNFTIILAVLSLISIILIIILIFIIVRKLVVNPLHNLQVGLNDFFAFLNGEKEETHTIKVSSNDEIGMMSKVINENIEKTKENIKIDNLLIQDTVQVANSVNKGILDKRITKSSNNSRLNELKDVVNKMLENITYHIDNVEALLNSFTNYDYTKRLEIKQVEAQIKKLYENSNILGESATNMLKQNLSNGKELQTSSNELNEIISNLSNSSNEQAASLEETAASLEEVTSTMKNSQQAMEKMRNNSQTLSNEVTTGEKLAANTSNAMDEINEQTQAIAEAITIIDQIAFQTNILSLNAAVEAATAGEAGKGFAVVAAEVRNLANRSGEAANQIKAIVENATIKSNEGKEISAQMIEGYEKLRENIKETTEIISQVTSTANEQLKGIEQINHAVNDLDKITQNNANVARQASDISKNTNKIANLIVDEAQKAKF, encoded by the coding sequence ATGAATTTAAAAAATACTAATTTAGTAACAAAAACAACCCTTATTTTGGCTGCTGTTTTATCAATTTTATTGATAAGTTTAAATATATTTAGTGCAACATACACAAAAAATATAATTTCCCAAAAAGTAAATAAACAACTTAAACAAAGAGTTCATGAAACTATTGAGACAATAGAGACATATGACCATTTATTAAAAACAACTGCAGATAGCTTATATGTAGCATTTCAATCCCAATTTAACAATATAGAACTTAACGAAAATAAAACAATAAAAGTTAATAATGTAGATACACCACTAATCACAAATAATGGTGAAATATTAAATAATAATTTTAACTATGTAGATAACTACACAAGAATCAAAGGTTCAACTGCAACAGTTTTTGCAAGAAGTGGTGATGATTTTGTAAGAGTTACGACTTCACTTAAAAGACCTGATGGAACAAGAACATTAGGTACATTTCTTGGAAAAGGTTCACCTGCTTATGATGTAATAATGAGTGGTAAAAAGTACTTTGGAACTGCTCATTTATTTGGAAATGAATATATGGCAGTATATGACCCAATTATAAAAGATAATAAAGTTATAGGTATTTTATATGTAGGTTATAACTATACAAAAAGTTTTAATGAATATACAAAAAGACTTTTAAAAAAAGTTATTGGTAAAACTGGATATGTTTATATATTAAGTACAAAAGCAAAAACAAAAGGAAACTTTGTTTTACACCCTGTACATAAAAAGAATGTTAATATTTTTGATATAAATAAAGATGAAAGATTAAAAGATTTATTTGCTTCTAAAAAAGGCTCAATTTCTTATAATGTAGTTGATAAACAAACTGGTGAGAAAAAAGAGAAAATGATTATTTTTGAAGATTATGAACCAAGAAACTGGAAAATTGTAATTGGTACAAATAAAGATGAATTTTTAGAAGAGAGTACAAACTTTACAATCATTCTTGCAGTACTAAGTCTTATCTCAATTATTTTAATTATTATTCTAATCTTTATAATTGTAAGAAAATTAGTAGTAAATCCACTTCACAATTTACAAGTAGGACTAAATGATTTCTTTGCTTTCTTAAATGGAGAAAAAGAAGAGACACACACAATAAAAGTTTCATCAAATGATGAAATAGGAATGATGTCTAAAGTAATAAATGAAAATATCGAAAAAACAAAAGAAAATATAAAAATAGACAATCTACTTATTCAAGATACAGTTCAAGTTGCAAACTCTGTAAACAAAGGTATTTTAGATAAAAGAATTACTAAATCTTCTAATAATAGTAGATTAAATGAACTAAAAGATGTAGTTAATAAAATGTTAGAGAATATTACATATCACATAGATAATGTTGAAGCTTTATTAAACTCATTTACAAATTATGACTATACAAAAAGATTAGAGATAAAACAAGTAGAAGCACAAATTAAAAAACTATATGAAAATAGTAATATTTTAGGTGAATCTGCAACTAATATGTTGAAACAAAACTTATCAAATGGAAAAGAGCTTCAAACTAGTTCAAATGAACTAAATGAAATTATTTCAAATTTAAGTAACAGTTCAAATGAACAAGCAGCTTCTCTTGAAGAAACAGCAGCTTCTCTTGAAGAAGTTACTTCAACTATGAAAAACTCTCAACAAGCAATGGAAAAAATGAGAAATAATTCTCAAACACTATCAAATGAAGTTACAACTGGTGAAAAACTAGCTGCTAATACATCAAATGCAATGGATGAGATAAACGAACAAACACAAGCAATTGCAGAAGCTATTACAATAATTGACCAAATTGCTTTCCAAACAAATATTCTTTCACTAAATGCAGCAGTTGAAGCAGCAACGGCTGGTGAAGCTGGAAAAGGATTTGCAGTTGTAGCAGCTGAAGTTAGAAATCTTGCTAATAGAAGTGGTGAAGCAGCAAATCAGATTAAAGCAATTGTAGAAAATGCAACAATAAAATCAAATGAAGGTAAAGAAATATCTGCTCAAATGATTGAAGGTTATGAAAAACTAAGAGAAAATATAAAAGAGACAACTGAAATTATAAGTCAAGTAACAAGCACGGCAAATGAGCAATTAAAAGGAATTGAACAAATAAACCATGCAGTTAATGACTTAGATAAAATAACTCAAAATAATGCAAATGTTGCAAGACAAGCATCAGATATTTCTAAAAATACAAATAAAATTGCCAATTTAATAGTTGACGAAGCTCAAAAAGCAAAATTTTAA
- a CDS encoding thiamine phosphate synthase: protein MKQYLITDPKYYSDNTTLFRKNLTRVLKNHHIDIACFRDKISSNYEELAEVFIEVCNEFNIETTLINSHINLAKKLNATGVHLTSTQFNEIKEAKDNDLYTIISCHNYTDIEKAQSCHANCVTYSPIFEVANKGEPKGINKLKEAIRIFEDIDIIALGGITSNEDLKKVAHAKPYGFASIRYFI from the coding sequence TTGAAACAATATTTGATTACTGATCCAAAGTACTATTCAGATAATACAACACTATTTAGAAAAAATTTAACACGAGTTTTAAAAAATCATCACATTGACATTGCATGCTTTAGAGATAAAATATCATCTAACTATGAAGAGTTAGCAGAGGTTTTCATAGAAGTATGTAATGAATTTAATATAGAAACAACACTTATTAATTCTCATATTAATTTAGCAAAAAAATTAAATGCAACAGGTGTTCATTTAACCTCTACACAATTTAATGAAATAAAAGAAGCAAAAGACAATGACCTTTATACAATAATCTCTTGTCATAACTATACAGATATAGAAAAAGCTCAAAGTTGCCATGCAAATTGTGTAACTTACTCTCCAATTTTTGAAGTAGCAAATAAAGGTGAACCAAAAGGAATAAATAAATTAAAAGAGGCAATAAGAATATTTGAAGATATCGATATTATAGCTTTAGGTGGAATAACATCAAATGAGGACTTAAAAAAAGTTGCCCATGCAAAACCATACGGTTTTGCATCTATTAGATACTTTATATAA
- a CDS encoding RecB-like helicase, whose translation MKQFLALKASAGSGKTFALTVRYISLLLKDANPSEILTLTFTNKAANEMSERIYKTLQTLGDDEAYLNAIQIQSGLSKEQILGKKHLLVKKFVNATLSIFTIDKFVNKILREFCGYVGISDDFDIKEDDIDTLSYKFLQSLDLEKFEKLIEFSWYENKKFNSLFDLFKLLLEKNEDIKVVNVESSLIPLQKQEVLKYAFKIKEIVLNTSSASNAAKNAVAFETFDDLIGRTWLTKDSANDYNYFKKFADDTMNSHFFKLKEELSKYYKLRSAYSLNKLFELFHTFKAFKNSYNKVKNYLEFNDISNLVYELLTTKIDKEFLYFRLDSKYSHILIDEFQDTSLLQYKILQPLIDEILSGSNEKFKSFFYVGDTKQSIYRFRGGKRELFDYVANSNPLIEVEVLNTNYRSCENIVNYVNSLYTPLTNYEYHDQLSINKDGYVEVVEDEALIEEDDKFKTIAAKIATLIQNGVNSNEIAILTYTNSDVLSLYSYLTLKFPKLKITTEMTSKLINQENVKAIINMIKYLYFKEDIYKENVNALIGKAPASELNLTIDLYKNNIQQIIKTIANTLNLMDENIIKLIEESYSFETIVDFVFEIDKLEASMENSEQTGLQILTIFKSKGLEFHTVLLLDRIKRKTVDKSSLLFEYDEVFLKNIYYKIKDLEYYNESYKNALKKEKALTYDDELNILYVALTRAKKNLIIFKKQKSSVFDILSISSLTIGNILPSTNKSINYEKTEKVNYIPLNLGKQDNIIKTDEDDEKDYSDSLYNRYFGLATHYSLEMLANFTPNSLKKSIDFARYKYSQYLSEEDFTKIETRISYMLENKTFQDLIKDSSFTSEQSIIYNGEIKIIDLFVQKGDDYYIFDYKTTKEQMVEHEVQVNNYVNAIKEIMQTNRVKGFLLYLKPNEFILKEVI comes from the coding sequence ATGAAACAATTTTTAGCATTAAAAGCAAGTGCAGGAAGTGGTAAAACTTTTGCACTAACAGTAAGGTATATATCTCTTTTATTAAAAGATGCAAATCCAAGTGAAATACTAACTCTTACATTTACAAATAAAGCTGCAAATGAGATGAGTGAAAGAATCTATAAAACACTTCAAACATTGGGAGATGACGAAGCATATTTAAATGCAATACAGATTCAATCAGGTCTTTCCAAAGAGCAGATATTAGGTAAAAAACATCTATTAGTAAAGAAGTTTGTAAATGCAACACTATCAATTTTTACAATTGATAAATTTGTAAATAAAATATTAAGAGAGTTTTGTGGATATGTTGGAATAAGTGATGATTTTGATATAAAAGAGGATGATATTGATACTTTAAGTTACAAGTTTTTACAATCATTAGATTTAGAAAAATTTGAAAAACTAATCGAATTCTCATGGTATGAAAATAAAAAATTTAATTCATTATTTGATTTATTTAAATTACTTTTAGAAAAAAATGAAGATATTAAAGTAGTAAATGTTGAATCTTCATTAATACCATTACAAAAGCAAGAAGTTTTAAAATATGCTTTTAAAATAAAAGAGATTGTATTAAATACAAGTAGTGCTTCAAATGCAGCAAAAAATGCAGTTGCTTTTGAAACATTTGATGATTTAATAGGAAGAACTTGGCTTACAAAAGATAGTGCAAATGATTATAACTATTTTAAAAAGTTTGCTGATGATACAATGAACTCACACTTTTTTAAATTAAAAGAGGAGTTATCAAAATATTATAAATTAAGAAGTGCATACTCTTTAAATAAACTATTTGAACTTTTTCATACATTTAAAGCTTTTAAAAACTCATACAATAAAGTCAAAAATTATTTAGAGTTTAATGATATTTCAAACTTAGTATATGAACTATTGACTACAAAAATAGATAAAGAGTTTTTATATTTTAGACTTGATTCTAAGTATTCTCATATATTAATTGATGAGTTTCAAGATACTTCACTTTTACAGTATAAAATATTGCAACCATTAATTGATGAGATATTATCAGGAAGTAATGAGAAGTTCAAATCTTTCTTTTATGTGGGAGATACAAAACAATCTATATATAGATTTAGAGGTGGAAAAAGAGAACTATTTGATTATGTAGCTAATAGTAATCCTTTAATTGAAGTAGAAGTACTAAACACAAATTATAGGTCTTGTGAAAATATAGTAAATTATGTAAACTCTTTATATACACCTCTTACAAATTATGAGTACCATGACCAATTATCTATAAATAAAGATGGATATGTTGAGGTTGTAGAAGATGAAGCTTTAATTGAAGAGGATGATAAGTTTAAAACAATCGCTGCAAAAATAGCAACTTTAATACAAAATGGTGTTAATAGTAATGAAATAGCAATTTTAACTTATACTAACTCAGATGTATTATCTTTGTATTCATATTTGACTTTAAAATTTCCAAAGTTAAAAATAACAACTGAAATGACATCAAAATTAATTAATCAAGAGAATGTAAAAGCTATTATAAATATGATTAAATATCTATATTTTAAAGAGGATATTTACAAAGAGAATGTAAATGCACTAATAGGAAAAGCTCCTGCAAGTGAACTTAATTTAACTATTGATTTATATAAAAATAACATACAACAAATAATAAAAACAATTGCAAATACATTAAATCTTATGGATGAAAATATAATAAAACTAATAGAAGAGAGTTATAGTTTTGAAACAATTGTTGATTTTGTATTTGAAATAGATAAATTAGAAGCCTCTATGGAAAATAGTGAACAAACGGGACTTCAGATTTTAACTATTTTTAAATCAAAAGGTTTAGAGTTTCATACTGTTTTATTATTAGATAGAATAAAAAGAAAAACAGTTGATAAAAGTTCACTTCTTTTTGAGTATGATGAGGTATTTTTAAAAAATATTTATTATAAAATAAAAGATTTAGAGTACTACAATGAGAGCTATAAAAATGCCCTAAAAAAAGAAAAGGCATTGACTTATGATGATGAACTAAATATTTTGTATGTTGCTTTAACAAGAGCAAAAAAGAATTTAATAATCTTTAAAAAACAAAAAAGTTCAGTTTTTGATATCTTAAGTATAAGTAGTTTAACAATAGGAAATATCTTACCTAGTACTAATAAATCAATTAATTATGAAAAGACTGAAAAAGTAAATTATATTCCACTAAATTTAGGTAAACAAGATAATATTATAAAAACAGATGAAGATGATGAAAAAGATTATTCAGATTCTTTATATAATAGATATTTTGGTTTAGCAACTCATTATAGCTTAGAAATGTTAGCAAACTTTACTCCAAATAGCTTAAAAAAATCAATAGATTTTGCAAGATATAAATATTCTCAATATCTAAGTGAAGAGGATTTTACAAAAATTGAGACTAGAATATCTTATATGTTAGAAAATAAAACTTTTCAAGATTTGATAAAAGACTCTTCTTTTACAAGTGAACAATCAATTATATATAATGGTGAAATAAAAATTATTGATTTATTTGTACAAAAGGGTGATGATTATTATATTTTTGATTATAAAACTACAAAAGAGCAAATGGTTGAACACGAAGTTCAAGTAAATAACTATGTAAATGCTATAAAAGAGATAATGCAAACAAATAGAGTAAAAGGATTTCTACTCTATTTAAAGCCTAATGAGTTTATTTTAAAAGAAGTTATATAA